In Lactiplantibacillus pentosus, the sequence AAACACTGATATAACAATGCCATTGAACCCTGTTATCATAGCCATAGCATTGTTATTTTATTAACAACCGTACAGAGAGTACGCCTGTTGTACCGATCCTAAAATGTTAGGAAATGTTAGGGTGCAAGTGTAACCGGAGTTACGGTTGTAAATAACGGCGTAACAAAAAAGCCATCCTAGAATTAATCAAGGACGACTAATGTTATAGAATGATTAACAGGTCAGGCTTACGCCAAGTAATATGCCAACCTTAGCAAAAGTCTATCAAAAAATTTAATCACAAGCTAAAGAAACGCGATAGCTACCTAGCAATTAAAACGTCACCATTTGGCAAGGTATACTGTCCGCCTATTTCACCAAGTTCAATGGTTGTGCCGTTGAGCTGAGTAAACGGTGAATTTAGTATGGCAGATTGCAAGAAATAACTTGAACGAATTTAATGACGTAAATTAAGCAAGAAGATCTCGATTGGTGTATGCCAATTAAGACATTTAAGTGGCCGTGAATTCAAATACCAGTTGATTTGAACCAGTTGGTGATCACTTAGTTCTTCAATGGCTTGGCCTTTGGGAATAAAGCGCCGCAAAACTCGGTTACGGTTCTCATTACTGCCTCTTTCATGCGGTGAATAGGCATGTGCAAAATAAACCTGTGTACCAGTTCGCCGTTCAATTGTCTGATAGTTAGCGAACTCTTTACCATGATCTACGGTAAGCGTCTTGAGCTTGTCTTGAAGTTGACTAGCTAGTTCAAGTACGGCTTGAGTCATGGACTGACTGTCGCGACCATGGAGCCGTTTAACAATTGTCAGGCGACTCTTACGCTCCACAAAAGTAGCCACAGCTTGACCTTTACGTTTACCAGAAAGTACGGTATCAGCTTCAAAGTGGCCGAATTCCTGGCGAGTTTCGACTTTATGAGGCCGCTCCTCAATGGAGCGGCCGTGATTGAACGTACCACGCTTTTCTTTAGCACGATGACGACGAATTCCATGATCAGGCAAATCGGGCAACTGTATATCAAGCCATCCTTGATCAATCCAGTTATAGACCGTCTTGTAGGCAATCCCCACCACATGGGCAACTTGTTCAGGGGACCACTTCTGGACTTGAATCTTTTCCTCGATCAAGTGTTTAAGGTTTTTAGTGAGCGAAGACTTCCGCCCCCGTTGACTAACCTTTCGTTCAAAGTCAGTTTGCGCTAGCCCAGCCTGGTACTCACTATTTAGCCGGTGAAGTTCGTTAAAGATGGTGGTCTTACTAAAGCCTAAGTAGTTAGCGATGTATCGCAAGGAACGTCCTTCATTATGAAGCGTTTCAATGACAACACGGTTCTGGAATGATAAAATAGTGGTGCTCATCAAGGTCCTTCTTTCTAATGGATTGTGTGGTAACACCATTAAAGACCTTGATGGGTTTTTCTGTCCACTTAAATGTTCAACTTAAATTTTACAATCTGCCTTATTTAAAAAGCGTCAAATTGTCTGTTCAGAAAGATCTGAAGATAGACAATTTGAC encodes:
- a CDS encoding IS30 family transposase, producing MSTTILSFQNRVVIETLHNEGRSLRYIANYLGFSKTTIFNELHRLNSEYQAGLAQTDFERKVSQRGRKSSLTKNLKHLIEEKIQVQKWSPEQVAHVVGIAYKTVYNWIDQGWLDIQLPDLPDHGIRRHRAKEKRGTFNHGRSIEERPHKVETRQEFGHFEADTVLSGKRKGQAVATFVERKSRLTIVKRLHGRDSQSMTQAVLELASQLQDKLKTLTVDHGKEFANYQTIERRTGTQVYFAHAYSPHERGSNENRNRVLRRFIPKGQAIEELSDHQLVQINWYLNSRPLKCLNWHTPIEIFLLNLRH